Within the Helicoverpa armigera isolate CAAS_96S chromosome 24, ASM3070526v1, whole genome shotgun sequence genome, the region CGCCGGGCTGCCCGCGCCGCTGCCGCTCTCTGCGCTCGAGCCGCTGCCGTCGCTGCTGGTGGGCGCCGGGCTGCTGGGCTCCGGGCTGTCCCCCGACACGCTGGCCGCCGCCGCGATCTCCACCGGATCGTCGGCCGTCGTCGAATCGGGGACGTTCGACTCGACGATGTTCGAATCGATGTTAGCCGTCGTCGAATCTACTTCGGTAGAGGATACCACTGCTGGCGTGGCTTCGGCCGCCTCCGAAGCTGCCGCCGCTGACGTGGCGGAGTCGGCCGGGCCTCCAGCTGCTTCGTTAGTGTCGATGTCGGTAGCCTCGGCGGCGTCAGTCTCGCCCGCGTCGGTGGAGGACTCGGTGCTGGCGGGGGAGGAGGGTTCGGACTCGTCGGAGCTGTGGCCGCACCACTGCGCCTCGTCATCCGTCAGCAATGCTAGGATGTACGACGTGAGATCTTGCTGTGAATAGACAAGAAACGCCGCTATAGTATGTAGTCCACGTGACATTTTAGCCAAGTCTGGGTATAGCTAAAGTAACAATCACGCATACGTACTTTCAGTCTAATCTACTTATACTCACAGATTGCGGATGCAGGCGCAGCAGCTCTGTGAGCAGCTTGACGGTGAGCTCGGAGGGCGTGTGGCGCAGCACGATGGCGAGCTTGAACGCGGCGGGCTGGATTACGTCATCCATGCCTTTATTTAGTAAGTTTTGCCAGACGCCCGCCTGCAAACCAGCAATGTAGAGCGTTATTATTGATACTCACATTTGTAGGTACTACCTACTTAAATGTAGTCGAGGACAGAACGCACATTGTGTGAACACCCGTTTCAATTGCTTAATGTCGCGATTGTTACATGCAGTGGGAGACATCAGACGCCGGGGGAACGTTGTGTGCAGCGAAAACagtttatacctacctatgtattcaAGGAATAAGTGGTGACTGTAAACACTGTAGGTGTGATGTTCGAGAGATAGAAAACACACACCGTACCAACCTTATACTTACatacgaaaaaataaaatgaactttttttactatttatttgaaaatttctatAAATGTAACATCGTTACATACCTTCACAAAGGAATTGTGATTGTGACTGTATAAAGATATATCAAAGCCACTCGGGTGTGCTCGGTATTTGAAGCAGtgtgaataataaattgatgtCGATATTAATTTGCCGCGCGACTGATCTTCAAGGCTCAATCTTTGATATAAGATAGTACACGTTTCAtgtaatatatacatatagacTATAATAAAACGTGATCTGTCATAAGATCTACTGTTTTAGACTCTTATTTAGTAGAACAACCAGAAGTAATAAATTACTACCATCAGCACTAACTTAAACATTCCAAACCCTAGATCAGTTTTGATGAAGTTTGGCACAGTACAAGGTCATGGAGATGATTACCTGATAAGCGACACAGTTCCTAAGCGTGTGCCACAGCGAGTCCGGGGGCGAAGCCTCGACGACTTGCTTCCAGGCGTTGTCGGCGTCGGGCGCCACCAGCGTGTTGCACGCGTTGCGCCACATTCGCATCGCCGCGCAGCCCTGGGGCTCGCCTGATGGCACTGGCGCTGACATCACTGGGAACGACCATACAACAGTTGGTATTGAGATACAGTAAAAAGAAGTCGGAAGAAATCATCGAAAAATCTCTATTTCAAGAAAATCAGGGGATCGTTATTTTGCGCGCAGCTTCCCAGAAAAGACATCAGAACTAAACTCATTAAAGAAGACAGAAGAATTGGCTATTGTCTGACGCTAAACGAGAACATACTCcatataaaatctttaaattttgTTGCTAATTTTAAACTTACCTAGGATTGCAATAAATAAGGAATTAAATAGCAATAGCTTAATTCAACAAACAATATCTTACCCCCCATATCAGGCTCCCTCCACCAATTGTTCGCCATCGCGATGAGCTTAAGGCCGCTGGGCCTTCACTCGAACTGAAAATACAACaccatttgtttaaaaaacattcGCACCCATCACACTGTGCTGTCATCTCTGTATCATTTGTTGATCTGTGACAACACAAAGTGACAATGTAGTCCGTATAGTTAagataatttactatttaaaaaataatacatcaaAATAAACGTATTGATACCAATATTTGCTGgtcacaaagtaaataaataggtgcTCGAGTTGCATACCGGAGATCTCAATAAAGAACGTTGTCGACAATGGAACCAATATGTCAATTTGATACCGGTGAGAAATCTCAACTCTCAAGCGAAAGCTGCAATTTATTGTGGGGAATTAACTATgaaatgtaaatgaaataatagttaatatatatttaagcCATGAAACATTTGGATcaatacgaaaataaataaatgaaaaggcCTTGTTTCTTTAGTGGACAGTGGGTTCATCAATCAATTTcgtacaacaaaaaatacaggAAAACCGACTAACTAATCAATAGTGTTGTAACTActacaaaataaacgaaaaaaatcGACTCACTTGAATTGTCCAGCCTATTCTTGGCAggaatattaatatgtatttaaaaatcgaatATACTATTTTGGTACGGGCCCGGCGCGTAGGGCGCTCTCGCGGAGTGTCATGGCGGCGTGAGGGACGTGCCGCGCTGAGCCACACATCGATAACCGATGGTGTTTCTCGACcaaagagtaaagtaatatatagggaaaagagagccctcttgcgtgataatcatgcaaacctatttgtcaatgcgccatctctctctaaattggccccgaactacctacatagctatagctataaaaatatatatgcatcatattcataacattttctattagggtaaatagcaccatgtaactataacattggttatcgttatagttacattatgctacttaccctaatagaaaatgtcatcgttaatatagtaaaaggtcgaaggaaaacaaataattattatgtattattactttttatacgcgtgtacgcagaatgcaaaaaccgccatattgatattttgttatgatcgatgatcggttttgttaagttacttggaatactgacaccaggtctttttagattaaaattgatatttgtgctttttcaaaccgtatttaatttattcgcctattttatcttttttttaagtgtctaatattttcctcatacttttctctaattaatattgcataaataattttatattgacaaacaaaaacgattatagtgtagtgccatctgttggtaatttaaagtatcttttagatagtaaatagtttccgggccaaataaaaggtggcgactcttcattcacttagctgtcaaaatgtacggAGTGTCTCCCCCCTGTTCTCGACTGAGCGTGTTGTTATGCGATTGTCGACTATTTTCACTGCGAGAGCGACATTGTTCCGTTCAACGCGTTTGAGGGGGCGATGACCGATCTTATAcgagatatttttataattcgaTTTGGCAGAATGCTAAATGTCTTGTTTTGAATCAAATTGCGAAAATAATAGGTAATGGTACGTTTTAATCGGaacttacctatatttaagCAGATTGATAAGAATGTATGTAGGTGTATAGACCTACTGTATAATATGATTTatgaacaaacaatattttgtttacataatttagttatcgaagtatataaattaatgttatacaAATCGGATGAATGACGAACCATTCATTATCGAAAACTATTTACAACACTATTTTCTAGCGAGAGCTTGAGGCTTGAACAATGACAGACAGCGGCGCATGCGTGA harbors:
- the LOC110380662 gene encoding uncharacterized protein LOC110380662, giving the protein MANNWWREPDMGVMSAPVPSGEPQGCAAMRMWRNACNTLVAPDADNAWKQVVEASPPDSLWHTLRNCVAYQAGVWQNLLNKGMDDVIQPAAFKLAIVLRHTPSELTVKLLTELLRLHPQSQDLTSYILALLTDDEAQWCGHSSDESEPSSPASTESSTDAGETDAAEATDIDTNEAAGGPADSATSAAAASEAAEATPAVVSSTEVDSTTANIDSNIVESNVPDSTTADDPVEIAAAASVSGDSPEPSSPAPTSSDGSGSSAESGSGAGSPAPATPAGPAPLRDLQLFGDCELAVLAASREEYDAHAKLVRAEYSKLTHDNYVELRIKVLNQFNQIPKLFHTPEFECFESAARENIEREICTLREHLLTGRKD